The region CGGCTGAACAGACGCATGAACTTCTCCTGCCGGGACGAGCCCCGGAAAACGCGAAAACCAAAGCCGCCATTGCATCACGCGGCCTGCCGATCAATATGGAAATGCGCAAGCCCCGGCAAGGGGGCCTCCGTTCCGTTCAGCCAGGAAACCGCTTCGTCATGCCCAACCTCTTCCAGCGTCTGTTCGCGCGCGCCGATCCAAAGGACGCGATGCAGCCGCTCTATCAGGCCGTCGTCCACGAAGGGCGCCAGCCCCATTGGTATCTGGAAGGCCAGGCGCCCGACACGATCGATGGGCGGTTTGACATGATCGTTGCCGTTCTGGCGCAGGTGCTGATGCGGTTGGAAGCGCTGGATGCGGCGCAGGAAAGCGTTTGGCTGACCGAATTGTTCGTCGATGACATGGACGGCCAGTTGCGGCAGGAAGGCATTGGCGACGTCGTGGTCGGCAAACATATAGGCCGGATGGTCAGCGCGCTGGGCGGCCGCCTGTCGGCCTATCGGGCCGCTTTGTTGGAGGGCGCCGAGCTGCGCGAAGCACTGGTCCGCAATCTCTATCGCGGCGACGAACCAACTGAAAATGCAATTAGCCACATCGAATCCTCTCTCCAGGCGCTCTGGATCCGCCTCTCCGCACTATCTCGCGAAACACTGCTGATGGGAGATCTTGGATGATCAACCCCGCGCCTGAATTTTCCCGGCCCGTCCGCGCCGACCAGATCGCTCGTCATGCACAAGGCATTACCATCACCGCCGATGCCAGCGAACGTGACGCGCTGGCGCGCCGGTTCAACCTGCTCAGGCTCGACCGGCTGGAAGCCGACTACGCGCTGAGCGAGGAAAGTGATGCGATTCTTGCGCGCGGACGAGTGCGGGCGGAACTCGCGCAGCCTTGCGTCGCCACCGGCGTGGCCGTGCCGGAGACGATCGATACCGATTTCCACCTGCGCTTCGTGAAAGAGAGCGGTGAGGAAGCGGAGGCCGAGGAGCTCGAGATTGATTCGCTGGATTGTGACATCATCGGCTATGACGGCCAGATGATCGACATGGGCGAAGCCGTGGCGGAGACCCTAGCTCTGGCAATGACCCCCTATCCCCGGTCAACGGAGGCCGATACCTATCTCCGCGAGGCCGGCGTACTGAGCGAGGAGCAGGCAAGCCCCTTTGCAGCGTTGCTATCCCTCAAGGACAAAAAGCCCTGAGCTGAAGCGACCGCTTGTTTCCCTTTCGTTCCTTCTATGGCATGAAAACCCGCCATGGAGGCTCCACCGCGCAAGATCATCCATATCGACATGGACGCCTTTTACGCGTCGGTCGAGCAGCGCGACAATCCGGAACTGAGGGGTAAGCCGATCGCGGTCGGGGGTGGCGGTCCACGCGGGGTCGTCGCTACCGCCAGCTATGAAGCGCGCGTCTTTGGCATCAAGTCGGCCATGCCGGGTGCGCGGGCGCGGCGACTATGCCCGGACCTGATCTTCGTGAAGCCGCGATTTGACGCCTATCGCGCTGTGTCTGCGCAGGTACGTGAGATTTTTTCACGGTTCACCGACATCATCCAGCCGCTTTCGCTGGACGAAGCCTATCTGGACGTCACCTCCGACAAGCTGGGCCTCGCATCAGCCACGATCATCGCCGAGGAAATCAGGCGCATGATTCGGGAAGAGACCGGCCTGACCGCCTCGGCAGGCGTTTCCTATAACAAGCTGATCGCCAAGCTCGCTTCGGATCAAAACAAGCCCGATGGCATTTGCGTCGTGCGGCCCGGCGGAGGTGCGGATTTCATGGCGACGATGCCCGTGCGGCGAATCCATGGGGTCGGACCAGTCACGGCGCAGCGCATGCATGCCTTGGGGATCGAAACAGGCGCGGATCTGCGGTCGCGCGACCTTGCCTTCCTGCAACAGCATTTCGGCAGCGCCGCCCCCTTCTATTATCGCGCGGCACGGGGTGAGGATGACCGGCCAGTGCATGAACGGCAGGAAAGGAAGTCGGTCAGCGTCGAGGACACCTTCTTCGAAGACCTTATCACGCAGGACATGCTGGTCGCGCAGATCGACCGGATCGCGCAAAGCCTATGGGGCAGGATTGAGAAAAGCGGCGCCTATGGCCGGACGGTCGTGCTGAAAATCAAGTTCGCCGACTTCCGGATCATCACCCGGTCGAAGAGCATGGCTGCGCCGGTACGATCACCTGAACTGCTGGCGGAAACGGCGCGCGCATTGCTACTGGCCCAACTGCCGTTGCGCATGGGCGCACGATTGCTGGGTCTGGGCGTCCACAATCTTGACCAGATTGATGGCAGAGAGGCGGCGCAACAGCTGAACTTCCCGCTCTGAAGCCTGTTCAGAAGGGCAACCAGTTCCGCTTCTCGGTGAACTTCATGTACCCCGCATTGACGCCCAGCCGATAGCCGACGCCCAACCGTATCGGAATCAGCACGACGCTGCCCCAGCGCAGATAGCTGGCGGTGAATCCGCCCACCAGATAGGCCGTGCCCTCGGCAGCCGGGAAGCGATGGTAAAGATCTTGTGTGTCGTAGAGATTATAGACGAGTACGAAGGTATTGGACGCATTGCCGCCCACATCGAAACCGATCGACGGACCGGTCCAATAGACCTCGCGGCGTCCCTCCACCTTATGGTTCAGCGTGCCAGATCCATATCGCAGACCGACGACGAAGGCGCCCGAGGCTTCACGCCCTGCGATGTAGGCGTTGGGACGGCCCTGATCCTTCAGGATCTTTTCGATCATTCCCGCAAGGCCCTCGGCACCCTTTCCAAACACCCCCTCGGCCGCGCCGATCAGATCATCTTCCTGATAGGATTCGCTGGGCGTAAGGGCGGCGGGCGGTGAGTTGGCCGTTACTGGCGCGCCGGTCGCCGTGCTGTTGCCAATCGCAGGGGGCACTGAATCCGGTGCCGGCGCATCGATTGGCGGTGCGCTGCTATCGACGCCGGGATCGGTAGGGGTGCTATTCGACGGCGGGACTGGCGCAAGGTCGGCATCGATCGCCGTGTTGGGATCGACCGTGCGCACCTGCGCCTGTGCAGCGACAGGCGTCATCGCCATCCCCAGGGCCGCGAGGGTCCACGTGCCGCCAAGCGTCACGCGGATCGCCATCCGCTTCATCATCCCGATCATGCCAACAACTCCCCGGATACCCGCTCTTCAACCATCTAGCAGATTATCGGATGGCAAGCTGAAACGACAATGAACGAACGGCGACACGAGTCGATAACGGGGTGGAACGAATCTGGCGATCAGAATTGATGGAATTTCATGACCAAGACCCGTTGCCTTGCGCGAAAGCCGCCGTTATAGCGCTTCTCGCCTAGCCGCTGTCCCGCCCCAAGCGGGCGTTCAGGCCATGTTTGGAGACGTGGGTGAGTGGCTGAAACCAACGGTTTGCTAAACCGTCGTACTGTGAATACGGTACCGAGGGTTCGAATCCCTCCGTCTCCGCCACCGTTTTATGATCGTCGATGCGACTTCCACCGCGACGAGCATCAAGCGGGGATCAAGCGCCGTTCATAGCGCCAGCTTGCCCAGAGCTGCTGCACCATGCGGCTGGTGGTACGCAGGCGGCATGGCCGAACGCGAGTCTGCAGTGGCCTCTGTTCAGCAAGGAGATTGGGCGGAAGATCGCGAAAGGCGCAGACGCCCAGGCCCGTCATCTCCGTCGCCTGTCGGCAAAGGGCAGTGAAGCGGCGCATCACGGCACGGTTGGGGCGCTTCCGGTCACGGGAGAGCATTTCAAAGCTATGCGTGACGACGACAAAGGCCAGGTGCCCTTCGCTCACGGCATGCCGCAGTCCCGTGCGCATCTCCCGGGCCGACATCGCGCATATCTGTGCAGGCCGAAAGCCGCCGGGGCGATCGACAATGCCGGAAACCGGCAGTTCGCATACACCTGATCTGCGCGTCGGGCCTATTTGATTTCGCGCGTCGCTGATACGGCAACCATGGCGATGATAGGCGGGATTGACACTGCTGTCCCAGCCGATGCCGACCTGCGCCAACGCCCGCAGCGTATCATCATTCGCCCCGAAATTTCCCGCCCGAAATGCAGTGATGGCAGGCGCACCCGCTTCCTCCAGCCATTGCCGTCCCAGGCTCAGAAGCGTGACCTGGTCCTCCAGCGTGAAATCGCCAATGTTGCGTCCCTGCCGTCCGCCGATGGGAGATGCGGGCACCCAGCGAAGCCATTCGCTGTGGATATGCAACTGCACCTCATGCCCCCGCCCCGCGATCGCATCGATGATGGGCTTGAGAAATTCGGCCCCGTGAACCAGCGCGGGCATGGGATCGAGAAAGAACACGCCTTTCAGGCCATGTCTTTCCAGTTCATCCATCTGCCAGCCAACGCCATATGCGCCGTCGCGTACCTCGCCCCAGATCGAGCGGCGAATATTGCCGTCCAAACCGACACCCTGCTCGTGGAACAGCGCCGACAATTCCGTGTCGATGGTGATGAGCAAGGCAGTCATGACGATCACCCTAGCGAAACCACCTTAAGGAGCCGTAACGGGGCTGACGCGGCTACGCGAGATTCGCGAACTCTCCATAAGCGCCCTGGAAAAACAGCAGCGGTTTGCCCGGCCTGTCGACCTCCAGCGCCTTTACGCGGCCAACAACTATATAATGGTCTCCGGCCTCGTGCACCGCCTCCATCGTGCAATCGATCCAGGCGACGACATCGTCGAGAATTGGAGAACCCAACGTAGATACGCGATGCGTCACGCCAGCAAACTTGTCCGCGCCCTTGGCCGAGAATTTACGACACAGCAATTGCTGGTCACTGGCGAGGATGTTGACGCAAAAGCGTCCTGCCCGCTCGATCAGGGGCCAGCTGCTGGACGACTTTGCTGGAAAAAAGGCCACCAATGGCGGGTCGAGCGAGACTGAGGTGAAGGAGCCGACCACCATGCCTGTGGGCGCACCGTCCTGTCCGACAGCGGTCACGACGCAGACGCCCGTGGGGTAATGGCCCAGCACGCGCCGGAACGTGGCGCTATCGAATTCTGCGGCATCGGTCATGACTGTTATCCTGCAAATCTGGCGTCAGAGGCGCTCTCGCAAGGACAATTCACCGCTCGCCTTTTGGCTGGCAAGGGAAAATCACCAAGCTTTCGTGCCTGGCCGGTGATTAAGCTCATCCAGCCGCTACCCTCTGGCGGGATAGCGCGCTACATCGCATTATGATTGCGATTCATCCGCTGACCGGCATGCCAGAGATATGCGCCGGCGACGATTTAGCCAAGATGCTGCGCGAGGCGCTGGAGACTGCCGGGCTTTGGCCCATGCAGGAAAGGGATGTGCTGGTCGTCACCCAGAAGATCCTGTCCAAGGCGGAAGGCCGCATGGCTGATCTGGAAGAGGTGCGGCCCAGCCCCGAAGCACAGAAGCTGGCGCGGGCAACGCGCAAGGACCCCCGGCTGGTCGAACTGGTGCTGCGTGAAAGCAGCGCCGTCGTGCGCGCTGTGCCGCATGTCCTGATCACCCGGCATCGGTTGGGGCATGTGATGGCGAACAGCGGCATCGACCGGTCGAACATTGGCCCGGGTGGAGAAGAGCGCGCCCTGTTGCTGCCGGTCGATCCCGATCGGTCGGCGGCTGAACTGAGCCATGCCCTTGCCGGTGGCGACGGAATCGCGCCAGCGGTGGTCATATCGGACAGCTTCGGGCGGCCGTGGCGGCATGGCGTCGTCGGCGTAGCGATCGGCGCTGCGGGATTGCCCGCGCTGGTAGATCGCCGGGGCGAGGCAGACCGGGACGGCCGCCGGTTGGAAGTGACCCAGATCGCACTCGCAGACCAGATCGCGACAGCCGCCGCTCTGGCGGCCGGGGAGGGCGCGGAGGGCATACCGGCGGTGTTGCTGCGTGGCCTGGCGCTGCCGCCCGGTGATGCTCCCGCCTCCGCGCTCGTTCGCCCTCTGGAAGAGGACCTGTTCCGATGAGCCGCGTCGTCGTGCTGACCGGCGGCGTAGGCGGCGCAAAGCTGGTGCTGGGCCTGATGAAGGTTTGCCCCCCGCAGGGGATCACCGCGATCGTCAACACTGGCGATGATTTCCGCCATCTTGGCCTAACCGTATCACCCGACATCGACACGCTGCTCTACACCCTTTCGGGTAAGGCCAACGCGTCGCAGGGATGGGGCCGAGAAGGCGAAAGCTGGAGCTTCATGGATGCCCTGAAGTCGCTGGGTGGCGAGGACTGGTTCCTGCTGGGCGATGGCGATCTGGCGCTACATGTCCTGCGTTCGCACCTGCTAGCGAGTGGACAGACGTTGAGCGCCGTGACCGCGCGCTTTGCCGCTGCCTGGGGGATTGAACTTTCGATCAAGCCCATGAGCGATGACCCGGTCGCTACCCATCTGGCGACTGATGAAGGCCACCTGTCATTCCAGCGCTATTTCGTTGAGCGCCGCTGCGCGCCTGCCGTGCAGACGATCCACTTCGAAGGCGCAGAGGCAGCCGCGCCTGCACCCGGCGTGATTGACGCCATCACTGATCCGAATATACGAGCCATCCTGATCGCGCCGTCCAATCCCTGGCTGAGCGTGGATCCGATCCTGGCGATTCAGGGCATCCGCGATGCCCTAATTGCCGCCAAGGCGCCGGTCGTGGCCGTCTCCCCGATCGTGGGCGGTCAGGCGGTCAAGGGGCCCACGACTAAGCTGATGGCGGAATTAGGCCTGGCCCTGACCAATCATAGCATCGCCAACCATTATGCAGGCGTGATCGACGGGCTGTTGATCGATGGGCGGGACAATGCTGCGGGGCTGTCCATCGAATATGCCGTGACCGACACGCTGATGAAAACGCTGGAGGATCGGGAGCGGGTCGCGCGCGCCGCCCTGGCGCTGGCAGACCGGATCGCCGGATAAAGCCGTGCGCTGCTGGATCGTCATTCCGATCAAGGCGCCCCCAGCGTGCAAGACTCGGCTGTCACCGGCGCTGGGGGACAGTGAGAGACAATCGCTTGTGGCGGCGATGCTGCGCCAGACTGTGTCCGCCGCTCAAGCCGTGGCAGGGCGCGAGCGCGTGCTGCTGCTGGGTCCATTCCGGCACGGGCTGGCGGAGGACACGCCACTGCTCGCCGATCCGGGGCGGGGGCTGAACGTGGCGCTGGCGAGCGCGCGGGATGCCGCGATAGGCCAAGATGTGGAGCGTTTGATACTGCTATCCGCAGACCTTCCAATGATCGAGTCCGGAGATGTGGCGGCTTTGCTGGATGTGCCGCGCGACGCCATCGCTCTGGGTCCTGATCGCGCGGGCACCGGCACCAACGCTTTGTCGCTGCCACTGCCTGCCGCGGCGCAATTCCGCTTCCGCTATGGGAACGGCAGTTGCGCCGCCCACCGGGCAGAAGCCGCGTGGCTCGGCCTGCCCTTCCTGCGTCTGGAAAGGACAGGTCTGGCATTGGACGTCGATCGGCCGGAGGATATCGCGCTTTGGCGGCAGAGCTGAAGGCTCTGCCGCAGCGGCCTCAAACCGCGATGCCAGCCGACGCCAGAACCGCCAACGTTAGCAGTTCCGAAGCGTTTGATGCCATGGTCGCGATCTGCACCGACTTTTCCATACCCACCAGCATCGGCCCGATCATCGTCGTCCCCCCCAGTTCGCGCAGCAGCTTTGCCGAGATATTGGCGGACTGCAGCCCCGGCATGACCAGGATATTTGCGGGGCCAGACAGGCGGCTGAAAGGATAGTTTTTCATCACCGTCGGGTTGAGCGCCGCGTCGGCGGTCATTTCGCCTTCATATTCGAAATCGACGTCCCGGCCATCGAGCACCTTCAGTGCGTCACGGATATTTTCCAGATGGCCGCCGGGCGGATTGCCGAAATTGGAGTAGGAAAGGAAGGCGACACGCGGATCATGACCCATGCGGCGCGCAACAGCGACCGTTCCCTCCGCAATATCCGCCAGTTCATTGGCCGAAGGGCGTTCGTTGACGGTCGTATCCGCAAGGAACACCGTCTTGTCCTTCGACACCATGATATGGATGCCGAAGGGCGTGCGCCCCGCCACGGGGTCCATCACCCGTTTCACCTCGCGCAGCGTCTGGGCGAAAGGACGCGTCACGCCCGTGATCATCGCATCTGCGTGACCCATGCTGACCAGCAGCGCGCCAAAGATATTGCGGTCGCGGTTGACCATCCGCTCGCAGTCGCGGCGCAGATGGCCGCGCCGCTGGAGCCGCTCGTAAAGACGATCGGCCATCTCAGGCACCAGCGGCGAATTGACGCTGTTATGCAGTTCAAAGCTTTCCGGGTCTTGGACGCCCAGCGTCTTCAGCTTGTCATAGACGTCGTGCCTGCCGACCAGCACGGGGATACCATAGCCAAGATCGCGGAACTGGATGGCGGCGCGCAGAACCACTTCCTCTTCCGCCTCGGCAAAGACGACACGCTTGGGATTGGCCTTCGCGACTTCATAAGCAGTGGTGAGGACCGACGTCGTCGGATTGAGCCGGGCCTTGAGTGACTGGCGATAGGCACCCATGTCGGCAATCGGCTTTTGTGCCACGCCGCTTTCCATCGCCGCCTGGGCGACGGCAGCGGGTACCACCTCCATCAAGCGCGGGTCGAAAGGGGCGGGAATGATATAGTCGGGACCAAAGCTGTGCGAACGGCCATAGGCCTTCGCGACTTCCTCTGGCACCTGCTCGCGCGCCAGTTCGGCAATAGCATGCGCCGCGGCGACCTTCATCGGCTCGTTGATCCCTGTCGCCCGCACGTCGAGCGCGCCGCGGAAGATGAAGGGGAAACCGAGAACATTGTTCACCTGGTTCGGATAGTCCGACCGACCCGTAGCGACGATCGCGTCGGGGCGTACCTCCAGCACATCGGGTGGAGTAATCTCCGGATCCGGGTTTGCCATGGCGAAGATGATCGGCTTGTCCGCCATCGCCTTCACCATCTCCTGCGACACTGCCCCGGCAACCGACAGGCCCAGGAATACGTCCGCACCCTTGATCGCCTCACCCAGCGTGCGGGCGTCCGTATTCACCGCGTGCGCCGACTTCCACTGGTTCATGCCCTCCGTGCGGCCCTGGTAGATGACGCCCTTGCTGTCGCACATGATCACATTGTCGTGCGGTACGCCGATCGCCTTGATCAATTCGGTGCAAGAGATGGACGCCGCGCCTGCGCCGTTCACGACGACCTTCATGTCCTTCATGTCGCGTCCAGTCAGCCTTGCGGCGTTGATGACACCCGCCGCCGCGATGATGGCCGTGCCATGCTGGTCATCGTGAAAGACCGGGATGTTCATCCGCTCTTTCAGGGTCTGTTCGATGATGAAGCATTCGGGCGCCTTGATATCCTCAAGATTGATGCCGCCGAAGGTCGGCTCCATCAACTCGACCGCGTCGATGAACTTGTCGACATCCTCGGTCTTGAGTTCAATATCGATGGAATCGACGTCGGCGAAGCGTTTGAACAATACTGCCTTGCCTTCCATCACCGGCTTGGACGCCAGCGCCCCCAGATTGCCAAGGCCAAGGATCGCCGTGCCGTTGGAGATGACGGCGACCAAATTGCCCTTTGCGGTGTAATCATAGGCGGTTGCAGGGTCTTCGGCGATGGCCCGCACCGGAACCGCGACACCGGGCGAATAGGCGAGGCTGAGGTCGCGCTGCGTCGCCATGGGCTTGGACGCGATGATCTCGATCTTGCCGGGGCGACCCGTCGAATGGAAGAACAGCGCCTCGCGCTCTGAAAATTCCACGTTCGACTTGTCTGTCATGACTTACCCGTCCCCAATTTTCCTTGCCCATTGGCCCTAGCGGCAAGGAAGTCCTGTGGGCAAGCGCGAGAACAGCTTTTTTCGCGCTCTTTCCTGATGTGTCGCTTGCGGCTATCGCCTGAACGTCATGCACAGCCCCAAGGACATTGCCGCCAGCCAACCGACGCCGATGATGGTGCAATATCTCGCGCTGAAGGCAGAAGCGCAGGATTGCCTGCTATTTTATCGGATGGGCGACTTTTTCGAACTGTTCTTCGACGACGCCAAGGCGGCGGCGGCAACACTCGACATTGCGCTGACCAGCAGGGGCGAACATGGCGGCGCGCCGATACCCATGTGCGGTGTGCCCGTGCACAGCGCGGACAGCTATCTGGCCCGACTAATCAAGGCGGGCCACCGCGTCGCCATAGCCGAGCAGACCGAGACTCCGGCCGAGGCGAAGGCGCGAGGCAGCAAGGCCCTCGTCGCCCGGGCAATCGTCCGTTACGTGACCGCCGGTACGCTGACCGAGGAAACGCTGCTCGATTCCCGCCGCGACAACATGCTCGTCGCGCTGGCACAGGTGGGAGGCGAGGGCACGGCGGAGATAGGACTGGCCGCCGCCGACATATCAACCGGCCGGTTCGAGACATTGACGCTGCGCGCCGCTGATCTGCCCGCTGAGCTGGCGCGGCTGCGGCCGAGCGAGATCGTGGTGCCCGATGGTCTGGCGCTCGATCTGGCCGATTCCCACCCCTTTGACCGCACAGCCTTTTCCAGCAACAGGGCCGAGGCAGCGCTTAAGCGGTTGTTTGGCGTGGCCACGCTCGACGGCTTCGGGCAGTTTGGACGAGCCGAACTGGCGGCCATGGGCGGGCTGGTCGGATATCTCGATCATGCGGGCAAGGGCACCCTGCCCTTCCTCGCTCCGCCGGTGCGCAAGGCGAGCGGTACGCATGTCGCCATCGACGCCGCGACGCGCGAGAGCCTGGAAATTATTGCGACGATGAACGGCGCACGCGCGGGCAGTTTGCTGGGCGCGGTTGATCGCACCGTCACCGGCGCCGGCGCGCGAATGCTGGCGCAGGACCTGGCGGCGCCACTTGTGGACCAGGGCCTGATCGAAGAACGGCTGGGCCTGGTCCAGCTCTTCCATGACGATCCGATGCTGCGCGATCAGTTGCGCGCGGCACTGCGATCACTGCCCGATGTTGGCCGGGCGCTTGGGCGCGTCGCAGTGGGGAGGGGCAGTCCGCGCGATCTGGGCCAATTGCGCGATGGGCTTAATGAAGCACGGTTGCTGCGCGAAAGGCTGGGGCGGCTCGCCGATCAGCCGCCTTTGCTGCGGCAATTGCTGCCCTCCCTCGATGGCCATGGCGCCCTGGTAGACAGCCTGTCCCGAGCGCTTGTCTCCAGTCCCCCGACCGAAACGGCAAGCGGTGGCTATATTGCCGATGGTTATGACCCGGCGTTGGATGAACTGCGCCGGATGGCCGGTGACGGCCGCCGGGCGATCGCCGCGCTCGAAGCGAAATATCGAGAGCAGACGGGCATCTCATCGCTCAAGATCCGCCATAATGGCGTGCTGGGCTATCATGTCGAGGTGCCTGCACGCGCAGCGGACCCATTGATGCAGCCAGAGAGCGGCTTTACCCATCGCCAGACATTGGCCGGTGTGGTGCGCTTCAATTCGATAGATCTCCACGAACAGGCAGGCCGCGTAGCACAGGCAGGCGCGCATGCGCTGGTTGCCGAGGCTGCGCATCTGGAGGATCTGATCGAATCCACGCTGACTCGGAAGTCCGAGATCGCGCTGGCCGCCGACGCCCTGGCACGGCTCGATGTAGCGGCGGCGCTGGCGGAGCGGGCGGCCGAAGGAGGCTGGCAGCGGCCGCACTTCCTGTCCCAGGATGGCGACGGGCCATGTCTGGAAATAATCGGTGGCCGTCATCCGGTTGTCGAGGACGCGCTGCGACGCGAAGGGCAAGCTTTTGTCGCCAATGACTGCCGACTTGGCGCCAGCGACCGGCTCTGGCTTGTCACCGGTCCCAATATGGGCGGCAAATCGACCTTCCTGCGGCAGAATGCTCTGATCGTCATCCTCGCGCAGGCAGGGGCGTATGTGCCCGCGCAATCGGCCACGCTGACCCTCGTCGATCGGTTGTTCAGCCGCGTCGGCGCGTCCGACAATCTGGCGCGCGGACAATCAACCTTCATGGTCGAGATGGTGGAGACTGCGGCGATCCTCGCCCAGGCGACGGAACACAGCTTCGTCATTCTGGACGAAGTGGGGCGCGGCACGTCCACCTATGATGGGCTGGCGCTGGCATGGGCCGTGGTAGAGGCTGTGCATGAGGTCAATCGCTGCCGCTGCCTGTTCGCGACCCACTATCATGAATTGACGCGACTTGCCGAAACGCTCCCCGCGCTGTCGCTCCACCATGTGCGTGCGCGCGAGTGGAAAGGCGACCTTGTCCTGCTCCATGAGCTGGCCCAAGGCCCTGCCGATCGCAGCTACGGTCTGGCGGTCGCCCGCTTGGCAGGCTTGCCTCCGGCGGTACTCAAGCGCGCCAAGGATGTGCTGACCCGGCTGGAGGCTGGCAAGGCCAAAACCGGAGGCATTGCCGCAGGCCTTGACGATCTTCCGCTCTTCGCGGCTATAGCGGCGCAGGAAGAGGAGAAGGTCGATCCCCTGCGCGCCGCCCTGGAGGCGATCGATGCTGATGCACTGTCGCCACGTGAAGCGCTGGAGCAGCTTTATCGCCTGAAACAACTGGCCGTTGCCGGCAGCGAGGACTAGATTAAGTCCATGGTCATGCACTTCCCCTCCCTGGGATCGCGTCGTACGATCATTGATCGGCGCGCGATTTCTGACAGCATCAACGCCCTCGCGCACGATCATCGGAGCGATCCGGCAAAGATGCGCGCGCTGATCGTCAACGAACTGAAAGCAGCCTTGGATGCCGGGCGCCTTGACGTAGCGCGGCGTCTGGAAGCCAAACCGACGCGCGGGCGAGAAGCGGTCACCGCTTTTGCCTTCCTGATCGACCAGATCCTGCGCTTGCTTTACGATGCGACGACGCATCATCTGTATCCGGCAAGCAACCGCAGCACCGGGGAGCGCATCATGTTGATGGCGGTGGGCGGCTATGGACGCGGCGAGATGGCGCCGCACAGCGACGTCGACATCGCCTTCGTCACACCCTGGAAGCCGACTGGCTGGACAGAGCAGGTCATCGAATCGATGCTCTATTCACTCTGGGACCTGGGCCTGAAGGTAGGGCATTCCAGTCGCTCGATCGATGAGACCATGCGCATGGCCAAGGCCGACCTGACTGTCCGCACGGCGCTGCTGGAGGCTCGCTATGTATGGGGCGACCGGGCTCTTTACGAAGAAACCGCCAAGCGCTTCGACGCCGAAATTATGCAAGGCACAGCCCGGGCCTTTGTTACCGAGAAATTGGGAGAGCGTGAGGAGCGGCACAAGCGAATGGGCGACAGCCGCTATGTCGTCGAACCCAATGTGAAGGAAGGCAAGGGCGGCCTGCGCGATCTGCACACGCTGTTCTGGATCGGCAAATATGTGAACCGGGTGAAATCGGTGGCCGAGCTGGTCGATGTTGGCCTGTTGACACAGCAGGAGCTACGCCAGTTCCAGAGAGCGGAGGATTTCCTCTGGGCCGTTCGCTGCCACCTGCACATGATCACGGGGCGCGCGGAAGACCGTCTGACATTCGACTTACAGCTGGAAACAGCGACGCGGATGCACTTCATCGGACGGCAGGGCCGGTCTGGGGTCGAGCGGTTCATGCGCTATTATTTCCTGAACGCAAAGACGGTGGGCGATCTGACCGCCGTGTTCCTGGCCCATCTGGATGACCAGATGGGTCCCAAGGGGCGGCGGTATATCCCGGCTATCTTCCGCCGGCCCAAGAAGCTGGACGGCTTCGTGCTGGAACGTGGCCGCCTTGCCCTGCCGAGCGACGATTTCTTTCAGCAGGATCCGGTGCGGCTGATCGAAATCTTCGCCGTCGCGGATCGCCATGAACTGGGCATCCACCCCAGCGCGATGCGCACGGCAAGCCGCGATGCGGGCCTCATCACCGCCAAGA is a window of Sphingobium sp. MI1205 DNA encoding:
- the cofD gene encoding 2-phospho-L-lactate transferase — encoded protein: MSRVVVLTGGVGGAKLVLGLMKVCPPQGITAIVNTGDDFRHLGLTVSPDIDTLLYTLSGKANASQGWGREGESWSFMDALKSLGGEDWFLLGDGDLALHVLRSHLLASGQTLSAVTARFAAAWGIELSIKPMSDDPVATHLATDEGHLSFQRYFVERRCAPAVQTIHFEGAEAAAPAPGVIDAITDPNIRAILIAPSNPWLSVDPILAIQGIRDALIAAKAPVVAVSPIVGGQAVKGPTTKLMAELGLALTNHSIANHYAGVIDGLLIDGRDNAAGLSIEYAVTDTLMKTLEDRERVARAALALADRIAG
- the cofC gene encoding 2-phospho-L-lactate guanylyltransferase, with product MRCWIVIPIKAPPACKTRLSPALGDSERQSLVAAMLRQTVSAAQAVAGRERVLLLGPFRHGLAEDTPLLADPGRGLNVALASARDAAIGQDVERLILLSADLPMIESGDVAALLDVPRDAIALGPDRAGTGTNALSLPLPAAAQFRFRYGNGSCAAHRAEAAWLGLPFLRLERTGLALDVDRPEDIALWRQS
- a CDS encoding NADP-dependent malic enzyme produces the protein MTDKSNVEFSEREALFFHSTGRPGKIEIIASKPMATQRDLSLAYSPGVAVPVRAIAEDPATAYDYTAKGNLVAVISNGTAILGLGNLGALASKPVMEGKAVLFKRFADVDSIDIELKTEDVDKFIDAVELMEPTFGGINLEDIKAPECFIIEQTLKERMNIPVFHDDQHGTAIIAAAGVINAARLTGRDMKDMKVVVNGAGAASISCTELIKAIGVPHDNVIMCDSKGVIYQGRTEGMNQWKSAHAVNTDARTLGEAIKGADVFLGLSVAGAVSQEMVKAMADKPIIFAMANPDPEITPPDVLEVRPDAIVATGRSDYPNQVNNVLGFPFIFRGALDVRATGINEPMKVAAAHAIAELAREQVPEEVAKAYGRSHSFGPDYIIPAPFDPRLMEVVPAAVAQAAMESGVAQKPIADMGAYRQSLKARLNPTTSVLTTAYEVAKANPKRVVFAEAEEEVVLRAAIQFRDLGYGIPVLVGRHDVYDKLKTLGVQDPESFELHNSVNSPLVPEMADRLYERLQRRGHLRRDCERMVNRDRNIFGALLVSMGHADAMITGVTRPFAQTLREVKRVMDPVAGRTPFGIHIMVSKDKTVFLADTTVNERPSANELADIAEGTVAVARRMGHDPRVAFLSYSNFGNPPGGHLENIRDALKVLDGRDVDFEYEGEMTADAALNPTVMKNYPFSRLSGPANILVMPGLQSANISAKLLRELGGTTMIGPMLVGMEKSVQIATMASNASELLTLAVLASAGIAV
- the mutS gene encoding DNA mismatch repair protein MutS, coding for MHSPKDIAASQPTPMMVQYLALKAEAQDCLLFYRMGDFFELFFDDAKAAAATLDIALTSRGEHGGAPIPMCGVPVHSADSYLARLIKAGHRVAIAEQTETPAEAKARGSKALVARAIVRYVTAGTLTEETLLDSRRDNMLVALAQVGGEGTAEIGLAAADISTGRFETLTLRAADLPAELARLRPSEIVVPDGLALDLADSHPFDRTAFSSNRAEAALKRLFGVATLDGFGQFGRAELAAMGGLVGYLDHAGKGTLPFLAPPVRKASGTHVAIDAATRESLEIIATMNGARAGSLLGAVDRTVTGAGARMLAQDLAAPLVDQGLIEERLGLVQLFHDDPMLRDQLRAALRSLPDVGRALGRVAVGRGSPRDLGQLRDGLNEARLLRERLGRLADQPPLLRQLLPSLDGHGALVDSLSRALVSSPPTETASGGYIADGYDPALDELRRMAGDGRRAIAALEAKYREQTGISSLKIRHNGVLGYHVEVPARAADPLMQPESGFTHRQTLAGVVRFNSIDLHEQAGRVAQAGAHALVAEAAHLEDLIESTLTRKSEIALAADALARLDVAAALAERAAEGGWQRPHFLSQDGDGPCLEIIGGRHPVVEDALRREGQAFVANDCRLGASDRLWLVTGPNMGGKSTFLRQNALIVILAQAGAYVPAQSATLTLVDRLFSRVGASDNLARGQSTFMVEMVETAAILAQATEHSFVILDEVGRGTSTYDGLALAWAVVEAVHEVNRCRCLFATHYHELTRLAETLPALSLHHVRAREWKGDLVLLHELAQGPADRSYGLAVARLAGLPPAVLKRAKDVLTRLEAGKAKTGGIAAGLDDLPLFAAIAAQEEEKVDPLRAALEAIDADALSPREALEQLYRLKQLAVAGSED